A single region of the Ictalurus punctatus breed USDA103 chromosome 17, Coco_2.0, whole genome shotgun sequence genome encodes:
- the slc7a1b gene encoding high affinity cationic amino acid transporter 1b, with product MVLTMLQGFGKKLLRVKAVDCSTEESRLSRCLNTFDLVALGVGSTLGAGVYVLAGAVARENAGPAIVLSFLIAALASVMAGLCYAEFGARVPRTGSAYLYSYVTVGELWAFITGWNLILSYVIGTSSVARAWSATFDELIGKQIEFFCRQHMRINSPGVLAEYPDIFAVLIILILTGLLVFGVKESAMVNKVFTCVNVLVLLFVVIAGLIKGSPKNWNLNPEEILNRSLSGNETELLPSPDSLGKGGFMPFGISGVLSGAATCFYAFVGFDCIATTGEEVKNPQRAIPIGIVASLLICFVAYFGVSAALTVMMPYYMLDKNSPLPVAFKYVGWDGATYAVAVGSLCALSTSLLGSMFPMPRVIWAMAEDGLLFKFLAKINDKSKTPIIATLTSGVVAAVMAFLFDLKDLVDLMSIGTLLAYTLVAACVLVLRYQPEQPSVNVQYQIARSQDDAEPDSISESSSNYLTKAQDDCSLSNLLSPKNTEPSRLSGFTVNICTSVIGLLVCVFCIVAVQGAFQVWSLAMLGVLAVVCLLVTLLIWRQPESKTKLSFKVPLLPFLPVLSMFINVYLMMQLDRGTWLRFAIWMAIGFVIYFGYGIRNSTGASNGTEDDNPFVTKPVCKINGPLTPEKEAFLTQPVNEEEEESSDS from the exons ATGGTTCTGACTATGCTGCAAGGCTTTGGGAAAAAGCTGCTGCGTGTGAAAGCGGTTGATTGCAGCACTGAGGAATCACGCCTGTCACGATGTCTCAACACGTTTGACTTGGTGGCGTTGGGCGTGGGCAGTACACTCGGTGCTGGCGTGTATGTACTGGCAGGTGCCGTAGCACGGGAAAATGCTGGTCCTGCCATTGTGCTCTCATTCCTGATCGCTGCTCTGGCCTCAGTCATGGCGGGACTGTGTTATGCCGAGTTTGGAGCACGGGTGCCCAGGACAGGCTCTGCGTATCTGTACAGCTACGTGACAGTGGGAGAGTTGTGGGCCTTCATTACCGGCTGGAACCTCATCCTGTCATATGTCATAG GGACATCCAGTGTAGCTCGAGCCTGGAGTGCCACATTCGATGAGCTCATAGGGAAACAAATCGAATTCTTCTGCAGGCAGCACATGAGAATAAACTCACCTGGGGTTTTAGCCGAGTACCCAGACATATTCGCTGTGCTCATCATCCTCATTCTAACTG GGTTGCTGGTGTTTGGAGTGAAGGAGTCTGCTATGGTGAATAAAGTGTTCACGTGTGTCAATGTGCTGGTGTTGCTGTTTGTCGTGATCGCGGGTCTGATCAAAGGATCCCCCAAAAATTGGAACTTGAATCCAGAAGAGATCCTTAACAGAAGCTTGAGTGGAAA TGAGACAGAGCTATTGCCTTCACCTGACAGTCTGGGCAAGGGAGGGTTTATGCCATTTGGCATCAGCGGAGTTCTCTCAGGCGCTGCTACCTGCTTTTACGCTTTTGTTGGATTTGACTGCATCGCTACCAcag GAGAGGAGGTGAAGAACCCACAGAGGGCCATTCCTATCGGCATTGTGGCCTCGCTGCTCATCTGCTTCGTGGCCTATTTCGGTGTGTCTGCTGCTCTTACCGTGATGATGCCCTATTACATGTTGGATAAAAACAGTCCGCTGCCTGTGGCCTTTAAATACGTGGGCTGGGATGGAGCTACGTACGCAGTGGCAGTCGGATCACTGTGTGCCCTCTCCACCAG TCTACTAGGCTCCATGTTTCCAATGCCCAGAGTTATATGGGCCATGGCTGAGGACGGGCTGCTCTTTAAGTTCTTGGCAAAGATCAACGACAAATCCAAAACCCCTATAATAGCCACTCTAACCTCGGGTGTTGTGGCAG CTGTAATGGCTTTCCTGTTTGACCTAAAGGATTTGGTGGATCTCATGTCCATCGGGACACTGCTGGCGTATACCCTAGTGGCTGCCTGTGTCTTGGTTTTGAG GTACCAGCCGGAGCAGCCTAGTGTGAATGTGCAGTATCAGATCGCCAGGTCTCAGGATGATGCCGAGCCTGACTCTATAAGTGAGAGCAGTTCAAATTACCTGACTAAAGCTCAAGACGACTGCTCGCTCAGCAACCTGCTTTCCCCTAAAAACACAGAGCCCTCACGGCTGTCTGGCTTTACCGTCAACATCTGCACCAGTGTAATAG GTCTgctggtgtgtgttttctgtattgTAGCAGTACAGGGTGCGTTTCAGGTCTGGTCCCTGGCTATGTTGGGAGTCCTAGCTGTAGTATGTCTCCTCGTCACTCTGTTAATCTGGCGGCAGCCTGAGAGCAAAACCAAGCTATCTTTTAAG GTTCCTCTGCTCCCTTTCCTGCCTGTGCTGAGTATGTTTATTAATGTCTACCTGATGATGCAGCTGGACAGAGGAACCTGGTTGCGTTTTGCCATCTGGATGGCAATCG GCTTCGTCATCTACTTTGGCTACGGGATCAGGAACAGCACAGGGGCCAGTAATGGCACAGAAGACGACAACCCCTTTGTTACAAAAcctgtatgtaaaataaatggacCTCTGACCCCAGAGAAAGAGGCCTTCCTCACCCAGCCTGTtaatgaagaggaagaggagagcaGTGACTCCTAA